From Apilactobacillus bombintestini:
TTGCTTGTGATCTTAAATATCTCTTTTGCTTTCCTCGTAACTTCATACTATATTCCTTTCTAAATCATAGCTCTTCTTAATAAGACATTTGCTCCCTTTGGAGCCCATCCTGCAACAGTAACATTTTCAGGAACAGTTATCCAACCTAATCCTTCAAATACTAAGTCACTCTTTCTTTCTGTCTTAAATTCAAATCTTTCCAATTCAGGAAAATCATCAATAGATTCTTTACTTGGAGGAGTTAATAACTCACCAAAGTGCTTATCATAGAAGTTATCAGCATTTTCTAACTTAGTTCTATGAATGAATAAATTGTTTTCCACATAAACTGTAAATCCATGCTTTTTATCACCATGAATATAATCAAAACGTGCAACTCCACCAAAGAATAATGTTTGTTCTGGGTTTAGTTGATATACCTTAGGCTTAATTTGTTTTTGTGGTTGTACCACTTTTAAATCTTTACCCTTTAGATAATGAGCCATTTGTTCTTTATGAATAATACCTGGGGTATCTACTAATTCGTGACCATCATCTAAATCAATAGTAATTTTATCTAAGGTAGTACCAGGGAATCGTGAAGTAGTGATTAATTCTTGAATACCAGTGTTTTGTCTAATGATTTGATTAATTAAAGTAGACTTACCTACATTAGTAACACCTACCACGTAAACGTCACGATCTTTACGGTATTTGTTAATGTTTGTTAACAAATCATCTACAGATTCATTAGTTTTGGCAGATACCAATTCAACATCAATAGGTCTAATACCTGCTTCATTAGAACGTTGTCTAATCCAATCCTTTAACTTAGAACGTCTTAATGAATTAGGTAATAAATCTGCTTTATTTCCCACTAGCATAATAGGATTGTCACCTACGAAACGATGTAATCCAGGAATTAAGCTCCCGTTAAAATCAAAAACATCGACTAGGTAAACAATTAAAGCATTTGCGTCTCTTATTTGATTTAAAAGAGCTAAAAAGTCGTCATCAGTTAAACTAACAGGCATAATTTCATTATAATGACGTAATCTAAAACATCTTTGGCAATAAATTTCGCCACTTTCTTTTCCTTTTTCCAATGCAGAATTAGGTGTATATCCCAATTCATCTGGATTTTCCGTTTGAATAACTGCTCCACAACCTATACAACGAATCTCTTCATTTTGCATTTCATTAGTCTCTGTCATCAATATCCTCCTGCCAATTTAAATCATTATATTTTCTCTTAAGTAACTTCCACAATACTGTTTCCATCATACGATTTGGTTTAGTATTCCATGCATCACTTTCAATAAGTGGTTTAACCAATACACTTCTAACTTTAGCATTATTAGATGCCCATACATCAGTTATTAATTGATCACCCACCATAATGACTTGATTTCTATCTAAATTATATTTCTTTAAAGCTGCTTTTATTCCACGAGACATGGGCTTGCATGATCTGGAAATAAAATCTAACTTAAGGCTCTTTAAAGCTCTTTTTACTCTACTATGTTTATTATTGGATATAACGACTAATTTAATATTATTTTTTTCAAGGTCCTTAATCCAATTTCTTAGCTGAGGAGTCCCATCAGGATTATTCCAAGGAATCAAAGTATTATCTAGATCACTAAACACTGCTTTTATTCCCATATCATCTAACTTTGTAGGTGATATATTATATATTTCTGATATCATCCATGTTGGTTTAAATTTAGCTATCATTTCAACTCTCCTCTTGGTTAATTATGTATATCTATGGATGATTATTATATCACCCATAGTAAGAAAAAAACTCCCACCTACTTACCTTAAGTGGTGAAAGTTTTTTAATGAGCTATTATTTAATAGCTTTCTTTGCTGTTTCAGCTAATGAAGCAAATGCTTTTTCATCATTTACAGCTAAGTCAGCTAACATTTTACGGTTCATTTCAATGTTTGATAATTTCAAACCGTGCATTAACTTGCTGTAGCTTAAACCGTTCATACGAGCTGCAGCGTTAATACGTGAAATCCATAACTTTCTGAAGTTTCCTTTGTTAGCACGACGATCACGGAATGCATATTCACGTGACTTCATAACTTGATCTTTAGCAGTCTTGAATAGACTGTGTTTACCTTCACGGTAACCTTTAGCTTCTTTTAAAACACGCTTACGACGTGCGTGAGTAACTGTTCCACCCTTAACTCTTGGCATTATTAAATCCTCCTAATTTATGTTTTACTTAATTGTCTAATTAAAACATTTTTCCGTAATTCTTAGCAATAGTATCGTTTACCATGCTTGTACCACGTAGGTTACGACGTTGTTTCTTAGTCTTACCATGGAAACGGTGACTTGTGTAAGCGTTGGCACTCTTTAAACCACCTTTAGCAGTTTTCTTGAAACGCTTAGCAATTGCACGATTTGACTTAGTCTTTGGCATCTAAAACATCCTCCCTTAATATAACTTTAAAGTATTAAAAAATACTTACTATTTTTTATCGCTTGACTTAGGTGCGAGCATTAAGAACATACTTCTTCCATCCATCTTTGCTCGTTGAGTAACGCTAGCAACATCTGATGTAGAATCTGCCATTTTGTTTAAAACATCACGGCCAATTTCCTTATGTGTGATGGCACGTCCCTTAAAGCGAATTGATACACGAACTTTTTCACCTTTTTCGATGAACTTCTTAGCTCTCTTCAATTTAGTATTAAAGTCATTAGTGTCAATTGTTGGACTTAGTCTAATTTCCTTAACACTTACTACCTTTTGCTTCTTACGAGCAAGGCGAGCTTTCTTTTGTTGTTCAAAACGGTATTTACCGTAATCTAAAACCTTAGCAACCATTGGCTTAGCTTTAGGAGCAACAACTACTAAATCCAAACCAGCATCATCAGCAATCTTAAGTGCTTCGTTCTTTGACTTAACACCTAATTGATTACCATCTGCATCAATTAAACGAACTTCACGAGCTCGAATTCCATCATTAACCATCATATCGTTTGCTATGGTAATTCACCTCCAAGTATATTAAAAAGCAGAAAAAAAGCGGATGCTCATAAGAGCACCCGCTTTAAGTCCTTTGTATATAAACAAAGGTTGATCCGATATCATGCCTAGCTATCTAAACAATAACTAAGGCGAGAAGCGGGTAGCTCCTGCTTTTTCGATACTTATATATTATCAATTAAATCAATGAATGTCAACAAGAAATTACTTTTCTCTTGAATAATTTCTAATATCTTCTTGAATTTCCTTGATAAAGTCATCAACACTCAATGATTCACTATCTTTTTCACCATACTTACGTACAGAAACTTCGTTGGCATCCTTTTCTTTTTCACCAACAACTAAAGTATATGGAATCTTGTTAGTTTGTGCATCACGAATTAGGTAACCCATCTTTTCGTTTCTGTCATCAACACTAGTACGGATTCCTAGTTTAGCTAATTTGTCATTAACTTCCTTAGCATAGTCACCGTATTTTTCCATACTTACTGGAATAATCTTAACTTGCTTAGGAGCTAACCATGTTGGGAATGCACCCTTGTATACTTCGATTAGGTAAGCAATGAATCTTTCCATAGTTGAAACTAAACCACGGTGCATCATAACTGGACGATGTTCTTTTCCATCTTCACCAACATAATGTAAGTCAAATCTTTCAGGAAGCATGAAGTCTAATTGAATAGTTGATAGAGTTTCTTCATTACCCATAGCAGTGTAAGTTTGAACATCTAGTTTTGGACCGTAGAATGCAGCTTCACCTTCTGCTTCAACATAATCAAGGCCAAGGTCATCCATAGCACCCTTCAACATTGATTGTGACTTGTTCCACATTTCATCGTCATCAAAGTACTTTTCAGTATTCTTTGGATCACGGTAACTTAATCTGAAGTGGTAGTTCTTAATGTCAAAGTCTTTGTATACTTCTACCATTAAGTTAAGAATTTTCTTAAATTCATCTTTAATTTGATCAACAGCTAAGAAAGTGTGACCATCATTTAAAGTCATTTCACGAACACGTTGTAAACCTGAAAGAGCTCCAGATTTTTCGTATCTATGCATCATACCTAATTCAGCAATTCTTAATGGTAATTCACGGTATGAACGAATGTGGTGGTTGTAAATTTGAATATGACTTGGACAGTTCATTGGACGTAATTCAAGTTCTTCACCATCACCCATGTCCATTGGTGGGAACATATCTTCACGATAATGTTGCCAGTGACCAGAAGTCTTGTATGCATTTAAGTTCATTAGAACCGGTGTAATAACATGTTCGTAACCATTAGCAAGTTCCTTATCGATAATGTATCTTTCAACAACACGACGAATAGTTGCACCATTAGGCATCCAGTATGCTAAACCAGCACCAACTTTTGGATCAACAAAGAATAGGTCTAATTTGTTACCAATAACTCTGTGGTCACGTTCTTTAGCTTCTTGTCTCTTAGCTAAATCGTCTTCTAAATCAGATTTCTTGTAGAATGCAGTAGCATAAATTCTTTGTAGCATTGGGTTAGATGATTTACCTTCCCAGTATGCACCAGCTACTGAAAGTAGTTTGTATTCTTTTACTGCCTTAGCTGAAGGTAGAACTACACCTTCACCTAAACCTAAGTAATCGCCAATTTGGTAAAATACAACTTTACCGTCTTTAGCTTCCTTATTTACTAATTTAGCTTGGTAAGGATCACCGTCAACTTGTTTTAGTCCATCTTCTACAGATAGAACTTTTCTTTCAATTTTGACGTTGTTCTTAATCATTTTATTAATACGTTCTTCAACTTGAGGTAATTCGTCAGCACTAACTTGTGTGTCTCTCTTATCAGTATCAACAAAGAAGCCATCTTCATTAGAAGTGCTTTCTCCAAATTGAATGTTATTAAATTGATCAGCTAAAGCTGCTTTTAATAATTGAGCTGCAGTTTGACGTAAAACCTTTAATCCATCGTCACTATCTTTAGTTACGATTTCAATCTTGCCACCTTTTTCTAGTGGTAAGTCAACATCTACCATGTTTCCGTCAATTTTTCCGGCAACTGCTTTTTTTGCTAAACTAATTGAAATAGTTTTAGCAATATCTTCAGTAGTTACACCCTGATCGAATTCTTTTACATTGCCGTCAGGGAATTCAAATGAAATTTTTGCCATAATCAGCACTCCTTTGTTTATTTTCGGATGAAAATAAAAAGTCCCTAGCACCCAATAATAGGCACTAGGGACGTTAATAACGTGGTTCCACCCGAATTCTACCTGTACACACTTGTATACAGGCCTCATAGTAGTCTTTAACGAAACAACCCGATTCAGAATTTTCCTCTGAGTTAAATAATGAAAGTGGTAACCATAAATATGAACATAAAAGCACTTTCAGCAAATGTGCCTTCTCCCTGGAAGTCAATATTTATAATCATGTCTTTCATCAACTATCTTCATTATCAACAGTTAGCGATAAAATGTCAAGAAAAAATTATTGTGGACGACGATTTTTTCCAAACATCGCTACCTCTCTCGACAAGAATCGTACTCGTTGCATAATTCTTTTAGCCTTAAGTGGCTCTTCATCGCCCCTAGTATTAACACTTAAATGTTCTTTTTCAAATTGATCCATAGAAAAGTTAGAAGTAAAGAATGTAGTCAACGAATTTTGCATTCTATATTCTAGGATAACTCCTAAAATATCATCCCTAATCCATGAAGACATGGAATCAGCACCTATATCATCCAAAATTAAAATTTGTGATTTCTTTATAGCGTCTAATTTATCAGATACTTGATTATTAGTAATAGAATTTTTCATTTCTACAGCAAAGCTTGGAAAATGCACTAAAGTAACGTTAAAACCACTTTTGGCTAATTCGTTAGCCATAGCAGCCATTAAATAAGTTTTTCCGACTCCAAATTCACCATAAAGATACATCCCTGGATGTGGTTTATCAGGTGAAGATGTATATGCACTAATAAAGTCAGTAACTTTTTCCATAGCATTAATTCTATATTCATTTTCACTTAAATCAAAATCATCTAGTGACACATTCTTTATGTTTTTAGGCATTGCTACTGCATGAATTCGTTTAAAGATTTTATTTTCACGCATTTTACGTAATTTTTCTTCAGTAGGTACATAAGATATATCAATTAATTTCTTACTGATAGTTAAAGTAGGCACATATCCCTTTACAGTAGAGTCTTCACCTTTTTTAACTTTATTTCTTTCTTGCACGAATTCATATAGCTTAGCGATTGAATGTTGTACGGCATCAGGCTCTAATTTATCACTGTTAGCCTGTATAAAAGACTTAACTTCTTCGTCATTTAGTACTTCACTTACTAATTTCTTATATCTGTCGCCATACTTACTTTTACTCATGGTTTGGGCTAATTGTTCGCTTAAATTTTCCATTCTCAACCCTCTTTTCTACGATTCTTTAATTTCTTAATTCTCTCTTGTAATTCTTTCTTCTTAGTCTCATCGACTTGTTTTTCATTTTTACTATTATCATAACCATCTTTGGCCCAATCAGGTAAGGTTTCTTTAACATTAGCTTGGCCATTGTATCTTCTAGAATAGTTACGCTTAGGCTTTATCTTATCAGATTTTCGTTTCTTAATATATTCGATGGCTTCAGATGAATTAGATATATGTTGTTGCGACCAATTATCAGCAATGGCATCAAACAAACTCTTATTTAATCCCGACTTATCTTGATCAACCAACAAATGATAAGTAATCATATTAATAACTTCAGCATTCAAAATACCACGTTCCACTACTTCAGCTAAGATACGTTCTTCAGCAGAACGTACATATCCACCTTTAGCCTTTTTTAGATAATTTAAAAATTCTACTGGTGAATATTCTTGAGTAGATTTCACTAATTGCTTTTCTACATTGCTTAAACTAGATTCACTTGCTGAAGTTTGAGATTCGTTACCCCTAGCATCGGCAGTTTCTTGCAAACTAGCATGATTCTCTTTAAATTGTCTAGATACTATAACTTTAAATTTACGAGGATCGAAAACATTGTTAGTAACGTTAGTAGCTTTTTCTATTAATTTAGACATTTGAATTTCATCAATACCATACAATTCATGTTCAGCATTAATTAAATCCACACTCTTCTTAACATCTGCAACGTTTACAAATGATTGACTAAGCATATCTAATAACAAATTAAAGTCAAAGTCATCATTTACTGTATCTTTCGTACCAGTTTCAAATGACTTAACCCTATTAACATTATCCTTTACTTTATTTACTACTGTGGGTGTTTTAGCTATTTCACTTTGTTTAATATTGAATACTTCTAAAAAATTTTTAGAAATATTTTTATAGTCTGAAACATCAAAAGGTTCTTTAGCAAATTCTTGGAAAATATCTAAATAACGATCTTCACCAATTATTTGTAATAAAGAAACACTTAGTAAATCATCCGCAAAAAAGCTGTGAGTATCTAAGGGATTAATTAATTGATATGCATATACTCTATCTTCTCCACTATTCTTAACTAAAGTCTTTAACAATCCTGCAGCCTCTAGTTTAATCCTAGCTTCATAAAAAGATTTAACATCAACATTTAAATATGAAAGTAATTCAAAATGGCTATGCACTTTATGTGGGTCTCTTTCTTGAGCCATACGCCAGAAATTATTTACTAATGCATAGGCTAAAACCCCAATGATAGGTTGATATAAAACATCAAGGGATGTTCTTTGCAAATCTGATATATCATCATTTGCAACTAATACAAATTCAGATTGCGGATCAACGTTACGCCATTGTTCACTCATATTCATTCCCCATTACTTATCCTTTTTTTGATCTTTATCTAAAACTTCTTTTAATTCATTATAAAAAACAGTCATATCTTTAAATTGACGATAAACACTGGCAAATCTTATATATGCAATATCGTCAACGTTTACTAGTTCTTTCATAACGTATTCTCCAATCAATTGACTGGATACTTCATTTTCACCTAGTGAACGTACTTTATTTTCTACTTTATCAGCTATAGCAGTCATTTTATCCATAGGAATTGGACGCTTTTCAGCTGAGCGGATAATTCCTCGTAGAATTTTTTCATGGTTAAATTCTTCACGATTTCCATTATTTTTGATAACTAATAATGGTGTTTGTTCAATTCTTTCAAACGTTGTGTATCTGTAATTACAATTCTCACATTCACGTCTACGACGAATTACTTGCCCATTTTCAGCAGGTCTACTGTCGATAACTCTGGAAGAATTGTTATGGCAATGAGGACATTGCATAATATCTCACCTCGATCAATCTTTGTTATTAAATAATTTTACCACTTGAGCGCGTGTTTGCATAATACTGCCACTACTATCAACGGTTTCATCTGACAATTTTTTCTTAATATCTAATGACCATTGACTATTAATTCTTTGCAGTGCAGCTTTTTTATCCAATCCATCGCGATTCATTACTCTTTTTATTTGTTCATCTATATTACATGCGACAGTTACAATTTTATCACACATAAAATGATATCCATTTTCAAACAATGTGGGAGCATCTAAAATGATGACATCTCCCTTCGCATTATTGATTCGATTGTTAACTTCATTTCGAATGTAAGGATCTATAATTCTAGTTAAAGCAGTCAATTTTTGTGAGTCTGAAAAGACTATTGCGCCTAATTTTTTTCGATTTAACTCACCATTATCGTTCAAAATATCTTTGCCAAAAAAGGCAGTAATAGCCGCTAAGCCAGTACTACCTTTTGCTTGAACTTGGTGAGTAATTTTATCTGCATCAATTATTTCATAACCTTGACTAGCTAAATAACTAGATACTGTTGATTTACCGGTAGCTATACCACCAGTTAATCCAATCACTTCTACCATATTAGTCAGCCACTTTCTTTTGGCAATTAGGACAATAAGTAGTACCACGTTGAGCAACCTTTATCTTTTTAAACAAAGTACCGCAACGTTCACATGGTTCACCTTGTTTCCCATATACATGAAGATGGTTTTGGAATTGACCAGCTTCTCCGTATGCATTGGAATATGAATGAACGGTAGTTCCATGTCCTTTAATTGCCATTTTTATTTCTTTAATAATATTTTGTCTTAATGTTTCTATTTTATCATCACTAATAGTATTAGTAATGGTTTCAGGATGAATCTTACTCATCCATAAGACTTCATCACAATAGATATTACCTAAACCAGCAATATGGCTTTGATTTAATAAGAAAGGTTTAATTTTACCACGAGATTTATTCATAACCTGTTTCATGTAGTTAAAAGTTAAATCATCTTCGGTAGGTTCAGGCCCAATAGTTCCTAAACCAGACAATGTCTTTTCTTCACCATTCTTAATCAAATACATACGACCAAATTTTCGACTATCTTTGTAACGTAATTCTCGATTATCATCCAAGTGAAAAATTACATGTGTATGTTTTGATGGTTCCGTACCATCAGGTTCTACATCATATTTACCTTCCATTCGTAAATGTGAGACTAACGTCATATCATTATTAAATCTAAATAAAAGATATTTTCCACGACGATCAATACGATCAATAGTCTGATTAGTTAGGGCATCTTGAAAAGACTTAGTGTCTACATTAATCATTTTGGGATATAACACATCAATACTTTTAATACTTGTTCCTTGCACAAGTTGTGTTAACCCTCTTCTAACAGTTTCTACTTCAGGTAATTCTGGCATTTCTCCAACCTCACTTATCTATTTCAAAGTGTACCAATTATCACCATAATGGCTCTTTACGTTTAATGGAACATTTAATTTAACAGCAGAGTCCATTACTTCTGGTACTAATTGTTTTAATGTTTCAATTTCTTCTTTAGGTGCTTCAAAGATCAATTCATCATGTACTTGCAACAACATAGTTGCTTTCATGTTTCTATCTTTAATAGCTTCTTTCATTTTAATCATGGCTATTTTAATAACATCGGCCGCACTACCTTGAATTGGTGAATTCATAGCTGTTCTTTCAGCAAACGAACGTAAATTAAAGTTCTTAGAATTAATATCTGGTAAGTAACGACGACGATGTAAGATAGTTTCTACATAACCTTTTTCTTTAGCAGATTGGATACTTTCATCCATGTATTTTTTAACATCAGGATATTCAGCAAAGTACTTATTAATGAATTCAGTAGCTTCTTTACGGCTAATTCCAGTATTTTTAGCTAATCCAAAAGCAGAAATACCATAAACAATACCAAAGTTTACCGCCTTAGCTTGTCTTCTTAATTCTGGAGTAACTTCACTATTATCCTTTAATCCAAATATTCTTCTGGCTGTTGATGCATGAATATCATCATTATGGATAAATTCATCTTGCATGTTCTTATCACCAGAGATAGATGCTAATACTCGTAATTCAATTTGTGAGTAATCAGAAGAAAAGATTTGCCAACCTTCATGACTAGGTACAAATGCTTGTCTTATGCGACGACCTTCTTCAGTTCTAACTGGTATATTTTGTAAGTTAGGTTCAACTGAAGACAAACGACCGGTCTGTGTTAATGTTTGCAAGTATCTAGTATGCACTTTTCCATCTGAATGAATATCGGAAAGCAATCCTTCTACGTAAGTAGATAAAATCTTAGCAACTTGGCGGTATTCTAACACAGATTGAACTATTGGGTAATCAGGAGCTAATTGTTCTAATACTCCTACTGCGGTTGAGTAACCAGTTTTGGTTTTCTTGATAACTGGCAATTGAAGTTTTTCAAATAGAATAACACCTAATTGTTTAGGGGATGCTATATTAAATTCTTCTCCTGCGTCATTGTAGATACTTTGTTCTATTTCTGATAATCGTTCAGATAACTTGCCACGCATTGATTCTAAAACATCAGTATCAACTGTAACTCCAGAAACTTCCATATCACCTAAAATGAAGGTTAATGGCAATTCTACATTTTTATATAGATCCCATTGATTATGATTCTTTAATTCTTCAAATAAGTTATCTTTTAGTGCGCTAATTGCATTAATTTTACGAGCAAAATGTTCATATAGCTTCGTACCTTCTGGTATAGAACGCTTTGCACCTTTTCCATACACATCGTCATCAGATTGTACTTCGTAATAATCGTGTCTATTAGCAACTTTTCCTAAGTCATTACTATTATCATTAGTATCCAATAAATATGAAGATAGTAATAAATCAAAGGAAACGTTTCGTAAATGAATGCCTAAACGATTTAATCCTACATAAGTACGCTTAGCATCAAAAACATTCTTAGCAACATCTTCACTCTCTAGAATATTTTTAATATGATCATTATCTAATAATGAAACATCATCACTAACATAATTAGTATCACCAATTTTTAAAGCGAATCCAAAGAATTTCCCAGTGTGATAATTATCTCCATCCATGGCAAGATAGAAAGTTACTTCATTATCATCAGTGTCACTAAGCTTATCTATATTATCTTCACTTAATTGTTCATATTTAACGTCTTCCATATGTTCTGTGGAGTTGGCGTTTATATCACTAAGAAACTTATTGAAATTCATTTCACGATAAAATTTAATTAAATTATTCATATCATCGCCTTGATATGGAATATCATCTAATGAAATTTCAATAGGTGCATCACGTCTTATAGTAGCTAGTTTTTTATCTAAGATAGCTTCTTCTTTATCTTGAATTAAATGTTCTTTT
This genomic window contains:
- the dnaI gene encoding primosomal protein DnaI, producing MENLSEQLAQTMSKSKYGDRYKKLVSEVLNDEEVKSFIQANSDKLEPDAVQHSIAKLYEFVQERNKVKKGEDSTVKGYVPTLTISKKLIDISYVPTEEKLRKMRENKIFKRIHAVAMPKNIKNVSLDDFDLSENEYRINAMEKVTDFISAYTSSPDKPHPGMYLYGEFGVGKTYLMAAMANELAKSGFNVTLVHFPSFAVEMKNSITNNQVSDKLDAIKKSQILILDDIGADSMSSWIRDDILGVILEYRMQNSLTTFFTSNFSMDQFEKEHLSVNTRGDEEPLKAKRIMQRVRFLSREVAMFGKNRRPQ
- a CDS encoding YqeG family HAD IIIA-type phosphatase, which translates into the protein MIAKFKPTWMISEIYNISPTKLDDMGIKAVFSDLDNTLIPWNNPDGTPQLRNWIKDLEKNNIKLVVISNNKHSRVKRALKSLKLDFISRSCKPMSRGIKAALKKYNLDRNQVIMVGDQLITDVWASNNAKVRSVLVKPLIESDAWNTKPNRMMETVLWKLLKRKYNDLNWQEDIDDRD
- the infC gene encoding translation initiation factor IF-3, coding for MMVNDGIRAREVRLIDADGNQLGVKSKNEALKIADDAGLDLVVVAPKAKPMVAKVLDYGKYRFEQQKKARLARKKQKVVSVKEIRLSPTIDTNDFNTKLKRAKKFIEKGEKVRVSIRFKGRAITHKEIGRDVLNKMADSTSDVASVTQRAKMDGRSMFLMLAPKSSDKK
- the coaE gene encoding dephospho-CoA kinase (Dephospho-CoA kinase (CoaE) performs the final step in coenzyme A biosynthesis.), translating into MVEVIGLTGGIATGKSTVSSYLASQGYEIIDADKITHQVQAKGSTGLAAITAFFGKDILNDNGELNRKKLGAIVFSDSQKLTALTRIIDPYIRNEVNNRINNAKGDVIILDAPTLFENGYHFMCDKIVTVACNIDEQIKRVMNRDGLDKKAALQRINSQWSLDIKKKLSDETVDSSGSIMQTRAQVVKLFNNKD
- the mutM gene encoding bifunctional DNA-formamidopyrimidine glycosylase/DNA-(apurinic or apyrimidinic site) lyase; this encodes MPELPEVETVRRGLTQLVQGTSIKSIDVLYPKMINVDTKSFQDALTNQTIDRIDRRGKYLLFRFNNDMTLVSHLRMEGKYDVEPDGTEPSKHTHVIFHLDDNRELRYKDSRKFGRMYLIKNGEEKTLSGLGTIGPEPTEDDLTFNYMKQVMNKSRGKIKPFLLNQSHIAGLGNIYCDEVLWMSKIHPETITNTISDDKIETLRQNIIKEIKMAIKGHGTTVHSYSNAYGEAGQFQNHLHVYGKQGEPCERCGTLFKKIKVAQRGTTYCPNCQKKVAD
- the rpmI gene encoding 50S ribosomal protein L35 encodes the protein MPKTKSNRAIAKRFKKTAKGGLKSANAYTSHRFHGKTKKQRRNLRGTSMVNDTIAKNYGKMF
- the yqeH gene encoding ribosome biogenesis GTPase YqeH; the encoded protein is MTETNEMQNEEIRCIGCGAVIQTENPDELGYTPNSALEKGKESGEIYCQRCFRLRHYNEIMPVSLTDDDFLALLNQIRDANALIVYLVDVFDFNGSLIPGLHRFVGDNPIMLVGNKADLLPNSLRRSKLKDWIRQRSNEAGIRPIDVELVSAKTNESVDDLLTNINKYRKDRDVYVVGVTNVGKSTLINQIIRQNTGIQELITTSRFPGTTLDKITIDLDDGHELVDTPGIIHKEQMAHYLKGKDLKVVQPQKQIKPKVYQLNPEQTLFFGGVARFDYIHGDKKHGFTVYVENNLFIHRTKLENADNFYDKHFGELLTPPSKESIDDFPELERFEFKTERKSDLVFEGLGWITVPENVTVAGWAPKGANVLLRRAMI
- the rplT gene encoding 50S ribosomal protein L20, which translates into the protein MPRVKGGTVTHARRKRVLKEAKGYREGKHSLFKTAKDQVMKSREYAFRDRRANKGNFRKLWISRINAAARMNGLSYSKLMHGLKLSNIEMNRKMLADLAVNDEKAFASLAETAKKAIK
- the thrS gene encoding threonine--tRNA ligase encodes the protein MAKISFEFPDGNVKEFDQGVTTEDIAKTISISLAKKAVAGKIDGNMVDVDLPLEKGGKIEIVTKDSDDGLKVLRQTAAQLLKAALADQFNNIQFGESTSNEDGFFVDTDKRDTQVSADELPQVEERINKMIKNNVKIERKVLSVEDGLKQVDGDPYQAKLVNKEAKDGKVVFYQIGDYLGLGEGVVLPSAKAVKEYKLLSVAGAYWEGKSSNPMLQRIYATAFYKKSDLEDDLAKRQEAKERDHRVIGNKLDLFFVDPKVGAGLAYWMPNGATIRRVVERYIIDKELANGYEHVITPVLMNLNAYKTSGHWQHYREDMFPPMDMGDGEELELRPMNCPSHIQIYNHHIRSYRELPLRIAELGMMHRYEKSGALSGLQRVREMTLNDGHTFLAVDQIKDEFKKILNLMVEVYKDFDIKNYHFRLSYRDPKNTEKYFDDDEMWNKSQSMLKGAMDDLGLDYVEAEGEAAFYGPKLDVQTYTAMGNEETLSTIQLDFMLPERFDLHYVGEDGKEHRPVMMHRGLVSTMERFIAYLIEVYKGAFPTWLAPKQVKIIPVSMEKYGDYAKEVNDKLAKLGIRTSVDDRNEKMGYLIRDAQTNKIPYTLVVGEKEKDANEVSVRKYGEKDSESLSVDDFIKEIQEDIRNYSREK
- a CDS encoding replication initiation and membrane attachment family protein; amino-acid sequence: MSEQWRNVDPQSEFVLVANDDISDLQRTSLDVLYQPIIGVLAYALVNNFWRMAQERDPHKVHSHFELLSYLNVDVKSFYEARIKLEAAGLLKTLVKNSGEDRVYAYQLINPLDTHSFFADDLLSVSLLQIIGEDRYLDIFQEFAKEPFDVSDYKNISKNFLEVFNIKQSEIAKTPTVVNKVKDNVNRVKSFETGTKDTVNDDFDFNLLLDMLSQSFVNVADVKKSVDLINAEHELYGIDEIQMSKLIEKATNVTNNVFDPRKFKVIVSRQFKENHASLQETADARGNESQTSASESSLSNVEKQLVKSTQEYSPVEFLNYLKKAKGGYVRSAEERILAEVVERGILNAEVINMITYHLLVDQDKSGLNKSLFDAIADNWSQQHISNSSEAIEYIKKRKSDKIKPKRNYSRRYNGQANVKETLPDWAKDGYDNSKNEKQVDETKKKELQERIKKLKNRRKEG
- the nrdR gene encoding transcriptional regulator NrdR, yielding MQCPHCHNNSSRVIDSRPAENGQVIRRRRECENCNYRYTTFERIEQTPLLVIKNNGNREEFNHEKILRGIIRSAEKRPIPMDKMTAIADKVENKVRSLGENEVSSQLIGEYVMKELVNVDDIAYIRFASVYRQFKDMTVFYNELKEVLDKDQKKDK